One region of Dryobates pubescens isolate bDryPub1 chromosome 20, bDryPub1.pri, whole genome shotgun sequence genomic DNA includes:
- the PABPC4 gene encoding polyadenylate-binding protein 4 isoform X2 codes for MNTAASSYPMASLYVGDLHPDVTEAMLYEKFSPAGPVLSIRVCRDMITRRSLGYAYVNFQQPADAERALDTMNFDVIKGKPIRIMWSQRDPSLRKSGVGNVFIKNLDKSIDNKALYDTFSAFGNILSCKVVCDENGSKGYAFVHFETQDAADRAIEKMNGMLLNDRKVFVGRFKSRKEREAELGAKAKEFTNVYIKNFGDDMDDERLKELFSKYGKTLSVKVMTDPTGKSKGFGFVSFEKHEDANKAVEEMNGKDINGKLVFVGRAQKKVERQAELKRKFEQLKQERLSRYQGVNLYIKNLDDTIDDEKLRKEFSPFGSITSAKRRRRRR; via the exons ATGAACACGGCTGCCAGCAGCTACCCGATGGCATCGCTGTACGTGGGTGACCTGCACCCCGATGTCACCGAGGCCATGCTCTACGAGAAGTTCAGCCCTGCTGGGCCTGTGCTTTCCATTCGGGTCTGCAGGGATATGATCACCCGCAGGTCCCTCGGCTATGCCTACGTCAacttccagcagccagcagacg CCGAGCGTGCTCTAGATACCATGAACTTTGATGTGATCAAAGGCAAACCCATTCGCATCATGTGGTCTCAGAGGGACCCCTCCTTGAGGAAGTCAGGGGTTGGCAATGTCTTCATCAAGAACCTGGACAAATCCATTGATAACAAGGCACTTTATGACACCTTCTCAGCGTTTGGGAATATTTTGTCCTGCAAG GTGGTGTGTGATGAGAATGGCTCTAAGGGCTACGCCTTTGTGCACTTTGAGACGCAGGACGCAGCAGACAGAGCCATCGAGAAGATGAACGGCATGCTGCTCAACGACCGCAAAGT ATTCGTTGGGAGATTCAAGTCTCGTAAAGAgcgagaggctgagctgggagccaAGGCAAAGGAGTTCACCAATGTTTATATCAAAAACTTTGGGGATGACATGGATGATGAAAGACTAAAGGAGCTCTTCAGCAAATATG GTAAAACTCTGAGTGTTAAAGTGATGACAGACCCTACTGGAAAATCCAAGGGCTTTGGCTTTGTAAGCTTTGAAAAACATGAAGATGCTAACAAG GCAGTAGAGGAGATGAATGGGAAGGACATCAATGGGAAGCTGGTGTTTGTAGGCCGGGCACAGAAGAAGGTGGAGCGGCAGGCGGAGCTGAAGCGCAAGTTTGAGCAGCTGAAACAAGAGAGACTCAGTCGCTACCAG GGTGTTAACCTGTACATTAAAAACCTCGATGACACTATAGATGATGAAAAACTGAGGAAAGAGTTCTCACCTTTTGGGTCAATAACTAGTGCCAAG AGGAGGCGACGAAGGCGGTGA